Below is a window of Herminiimonas arsenicoxydans DNA.
CGTCAAGGTACCGGTAAGCGGATTGCATGCATAGGTCACCGGGGTACTAACGACCTGGAAGCGATGTGCAGGCGAACGCATGGTGACCGGTATCTGCACCGCGAATGGATTGCTCGCCAGGGTAATCGTGCGCGTGCCCGTGTTGACTCCTGCAATCTGTGCGCGATTACAGGAACCGGTACAGTTGTAGGCATTTGCCGGTTCCTGCCCCAGGTTGTAGATGACAAGCTGGTCGCCGGTCTGAATTTGTTGCGCAGCTTCTGTCGGCAAAGGACCGATTACCCTGAAAGTCAGGTCGCCGGCATTCGAGAAATCGAGAATATCGCCGCCTGCTGCTGCATCCTCTTCATCCAGGTAACGACCACCCGTGCGGGTCAGCAGCAATTCAAGGAAGTTGGTACCGCCAGCCGTCGTGACGCGTACGCTGTTCGGCAGCGCCAGACGCAGATCGCGTGAAATGCGCCGCACTGCGGTATCCGCCTCATCCGCCAATTCCGCGCGGCTCACCATATCGACATAACCTTGTACCGGCGTACGAAGAAAGACTGCGACCACTGCACCTATGATGCCGGTAATGACGATGACGATGACCATCTCCACCAGCGTGAATCCGCGCCGGTATTTTTCAAAGAAAGAAAAAGGTCGCTGACTCATGGCATCAAATTCGGTGCGTAACGGGTACGGTAGCCATCCAGCCTCACCGTATCGGCGCCGTAATTCACATTGATCGTAATCAGCAAGGAGTCTGTCGCCGGAATGCCGTTATATGCCTGTGGCGTAATCGTGATCGTCGATGCGTAAGCGTTCAGATTCGGAATAGCGGCACCGTTCACATCCGAGATGGCAATGGTCTGCGCCGTACCGTATGAAGCGACGTAATCATTCACGTTATCGAAGGGGCGCGTGTTGCCAGCTTCAGGGCCTACGCCTTCCGGTGCTGTCGTACATTCCGCTGCGTTATCCGCCGTTTCTGCATTCGGGTCGGCCGGATCACAAAAGGTAAAGCGCGCCAGCGATACTTCTTCCAGCAATGCTTCCGCAATCGACAAGGCCTGTTTGCGCAATTGCGGATCGGCGCTGCTTTTTGTCGTTATGTTCATCACCATCAGCACGCCTATCACGGCAATGCTGACGATGACGATGAACATCACCAGTTCCACCAATGTGAAGCCGGAACGTGCAGTGCGGGAAGGTGTGCAGCGATTAATCGACATAACTAATGGACATAGCCGGTTTCCGGTTCTATCGTAATCGTGCTGTTGAAACCGCTGCCGGTGAGCGTAATCGCCAGCAGCGTAAAAGACGAATTGGGGTCAATGTCGCCGCTCTTGAACGGACGTCCCAATGCATTGAAATAAAAGATCTGGCTCGCTGGCGCGATCACCACATCGGTGGGCAGGGCCTCGCACATCCATGTCGTGCTGCTGGCGCATGCGGCAACTGCTGGTCTGCTGGCAGGCGCACGTACGGGATTCGCGCAGGTGGCATCGAAACAAAGGGCAATGCGGCCGCCACTGAAATTAACGAATACAGGACGATTCTGTGCAATCGCCGTTTTTTGTGCGTAACGCACCATTGCGCGTGCCTTGTCGGAAAAAGCACGCGTATCGAAAGTATTGCGGTCGAAAAACCGCGGCAAGGCATACAGCGAAAGGATGCCGACTAAAATCAAAACCAGGATGAGTTCGACCAGGGTAAAACCGGTATCGAACAAACGGGGTTTCTCTCTCACGGCATCTCCGCATCCACACAAAATAAACCCGCACCTGCTACCAGGCACGGGCTCGGATAAACCAACTGTATTAGCAACCAGTGGTGACACTCGCAATAGTTGGTGTACCGTTCAACGCTGCAGGTTGAGCGTAAGTTACATTGCAATTAGCGATCGCGGTTCCAGAGCTGTTTTTAAGTGCAAACGTACCTGCAGTCGATGTATCAAATCCTGTGCTTGTTGCCATCGCAGCAAGAATGCCGGTCGCGGTACTAGGGTAACCATTAACCAGTCCAACCGTGGTGCCTTCCATTGTAATGCTGCCGGTAGCGCCATTTTGGCCACTCACCAAGGCCTGTGCATGCGCAATGGTGGAAGCCGACTGCACTGCACCGAGCATGCCGTTGACCGCAGCAATTCTTGCATCCTTGGACATATCAGTGAAACGCGGAATCGCGGTCACCGCCAGAATACCCAAAATAACAATCACAACGACCAATTCAATCAAGGTAAAACCGGCTTGTTGCTTGGAAAAAGATTTCACTTTCATTTCAAAACTCCCTGTAAAAAATTAATTAACTCAATCCCACACATACGGAACGATCTGTTCCAGCACTACACCTTCAATTGCCTTTCCAGAAACCGGCCGTTCCGCCACTGGAAAACTGCTTGCTGCCAACAACAAATTCGTCTTGAAACGCAACTGCGGCAAGGCACCCTCTTCGTCTTTCGCAGCGTTATGCACGAAGTACACCAAAGTGCGTTCCTTTAAATCGAAATACCAGCGTCCCGATACATCCCCTTCCGGCAGTTGATCAAAATATTCGCCGGCATAATTGTTCGGCTTTTGCGCCAGCCACAGCATCGGATTCTGCTGCGCCAGATCGGCAGCTTCACCCAGGCGGTTACTCAGAATCAGCGACGCCACACGCAACTGCAATGCACTTTGCAACACGCCTACCGTCTGTTCCACCGCCGTTTTTTCCGCCGCCTTCTGGTAGAAACGCACACGATTGAGCAGTACCGTCGCCAGCACTGCCACAACACAGGCCACCACCATCAGCTCCAGTAGGGTAAATCCCCTCTGCCGATCCACACATTTCGTTCTGAAGCCTGGAAGATTCTGCATCAGCGCCCCAAGGCTGCCCTGCCCAGATCCCATATCGGCAGGAACACGCCCAATGCCAGCACCACTACCAGTATTCCCAATCCGATAATCAGAATCGGTTCGATCTGTGCGGATAAGGTCTTCAATTCATAATCGACTTCACGTTCATACATGGCAGCGATTTCATCCATCAGACTATCCAGCTCACCGGTCTCTTCACCGATCGCAATCATTTGCAGCACGACTGGTGTGAACACACCGGTGGTCACTGCCGTACGCAAAATGCTTTCACCGCGTTCCACACCGTCGCGCATCTGCTCGATGCGACTGGCGATATAGGTATTGCCTACCGTCTGCGCCACCACATTCAAGCCCTGCACGATGGGTACGCCACTTTTGCTCGAGAGCGCAAAACTGCGGGCAAAACGTGCCAGCGTTCCCTTCAACATGATTTTTCCGGCAATCGGAATACGCAGCTTGAACTTGTCCCACTGATACCTGCCGTTCGTCGTTTCCACATACATTTTGAAAGCGACTGCTGCACCCAACACCAGCGCCAGCAACAGATACCAGTACTGCACCATAAAATTCGACGTGCCAATCAACAGCTTGGTCATGAACGGCAGCTCGGCCTTGAAGCCTGCATACACCTTGGCAAAGGTCGGGATGACGAACAGATTGATCACGATCATTGCCACCGTCAATGCCGACACTACAAAGATCGGATAACGCAACGCAGTACGAATTCGTTGACGCATATCACGATCAAACTCGAGGTAATCGAACAAGCGCAAAAATACTTCTTCCAGCCGCCCTGTCATTTCACCTACGCGCACCATGTTGGTATAAAACGGGCTGAACACTTTTGGATGACGACGCATGGCGGCAGATAATTCACGCCCTGCGTCCAGCGATTCGCGCAAATCCTTGACCACCAGTCCAAACGACTTGTTGATTGCCGACTCCTGCAAACCTGCCAGCCCGCGCATGATAGGCACTCCGGCCTTCAGCAAGGTATACAACTGGCGACTGAACAATTGCACATCGATGGAACGTATCTTCGGTGCCGTCAGCTTGCTCCACCAGTCATTGCCATCGCTGCCCGCAGGCCGGGTCGTTGCAACGATCTCCACTGGTGTGACGCCGGTGGTAAACAATTGGTCGGCCACGCTGCCGCTGTCGATCCCTTCAAGGACACCTTGCAGCATTTCTCCACGTGCATTGCGAGCCTTGTATGCAAAAAACGGCACATCTATTCCTAAAATCAAATCATTCTCAAGAGTAAGAGAATACAGGTTTCTCCCACACAAGTAATTACGCGAATTAATGAAATTTAACGAAATTTAAGCAATGTGTTGGAACTAAGAGCAATTAAATTTCCGCGTGGAAATTTAATGAGCTTATTCGACATTTTTCCGCTGCCTCCCATGAAATAAATTTATTTCCACAAAGAAATGATAAAGAGGCTTCAATGAATATTGAAAGCTGAATTCCAATGAAAAGTAATGCATTTAAGACAGAATCGATGTCACATTGCGCTTGATGAAAAACAACTATTCATGACGAGCAGAAAATGGAACGAGGAACAATGCCGAACTCATGAGAGGCCCCCAATAAAAATTTGGCGTGAAACAACATAGTCATTTCACGCCAACGTTCAATCAGACTCCAGATTTTGCACACGACACCATAGCTGAGTCTGCTCAATCCTCCTGCTGATTGGTAATCCGCATCGCCTCGCTGACCGTGGTCTTGCCGGCCGCAACCAGAGATACGGCATGACGCCGCAAGGTTTCGCCTGCCATTTGCGCTTCGGCAGCCTTGATGAAGTGATTGGGATCATGGCTGTTTGCTGCATGGGCCACCGCTTCTGTCATTTCCAGCATTTCATACACACCGGTACGTCCGCGATAACCTGTGCCATTGCAGTGCGAACAGCCACGACCATGTTGGTAGCGATGCGTATTGATCGCCTCGCCCAACTCGCTTTTCAACCATTCACGTTCGGCAGGCAGCAGTTCATAGTCGGTCGCACAGCTTTCGCAAATAACACGCACCAGTCGTTGCGCCAGCACTACCTGCAGCGAAGTGGCGACCATGTAACGTGGCACCCCCATATCCAGCAGGCGAATCGGCGTACTGATGGCGTCGTTCGTATGCAGGGTGGAGAGCACCAGATGGCCAGTCAGGGCAGCGCGCATACCGATGTGCGCGGTTTCCTGATCGCGCATCTCGCCGACCAGAATCACGTCCGGATCCTGCCGCAATGCAGAACGTAAAACGCGGGCAAAACTCAAGTCGATTTTGTCGTTGACCTGCACCTGATTGATGCCAGGCAGGCGATACTCGACAGGATCTTCGACTGTAATCAGCTTTCGTTCCAGCGAATTCAATTCTGCCAGCGCGCCATACAGGGTCGTGGTTTTACCGCTACCGGTAGGCCCGGTTACCAGCACCAGACCGTTCGGACGTCGAATGATCTGACGGAAACGCTTCATCATCTCGACCGGCATGCCGATGGAGTCCAGCATCAAGGTGCCGCCGCTCTGATTGAGCAGTCGCATCACGACCGATTCGCCATACTGCGTCGGCATGGTTGAAATCCGCACATCGATATTCTGATGGCGCACCTTGATCGCAAAACGTCCATCCTGCGGCAGACGTTTTTCCGAGATATCCAGCTCGGACATCAACTTCAAACGCAATGCCAGCGACGCAGCGATCCTGATATCCGCTTCCGTTTGCAGATGCAGCACGCCATCGATACGAAAACGAATCTGCAAACGCCCTTCCTGCGGCTCGATATGAATATCGGACGCACGTACCTGCGTCGCATCGTCGAACACGGACTGCAGCAGCTTGACGATAGGCGCCTCTTCCAGCCCCGGCGTCATGCCCATGGTGCCGAAATCAACCGGGCCGTTACTCAGATCTTCTTCAAGCTCACGTGCAAAATCGGTGATTTCCTCCGTGCGGCGGTAAATGCGATCGATCGCCTGCAGCAACTCGCTTTCATTGATGACCGCGAGTTCTATATCTCTTTTCAGCGCGCGGGAAATCTCGTCGTAGGCAAACAGGTCGGTCGGGTCGGCCATGCCGATCAGCAGCGACTTGCGGCGATCTTCCAGCACGATGGCGCGGAAGCGGCGTGCCTGCGTCTCCGGCAACAGGCGCACGGTCTCCGGATTGACGTTAAAAAATTTGATATTGATATACGGGATGTCCAGCTGCCTGGCTAGCGCAGTCGATATCTGCTCTTCGGTCACCAAACCGTTTTCCACAAAAACGCGCCCGAGTTTGCGACCAGTTCGCTTTTGCTCCGTCAGAGAAAACAGAAGTTGCTCTTCGGAAATTAATTTTTGTTGAACCAGGATTTCGCCTAGACGAACCTTTTCGGGCCGAGCCATAGAGTCCTCTTAATATAAAAATACGTGCGTATTCTATGCTGGAACAATGCCATTCCAGGCGCAGTCATTGTGAATTAACAATTCAGGCATCGTCAAAGCAAACCCGCAGCGTATGACAATTGTTTGCAGAATTTCGCTTGCAGAGGCATGCAATGCAAGGGAATACACATGTAGATTCTGTACAACACAATGCCTTCATGTATATTCTCAGGCACTGATTCACTCTATTGAGACCCCTATGTCGGCTGAAATCCGGGCATCCCGCCACGAAGCAACGCTCATACTCACGCTGTCCAATCCTGGCGCAAAAAATGCGCTGCATCCGGATATGTTCGCCGCTGCAATCGAAACATTCTCCACTGCCGCACGCGACGACTCGATACGCGCTGTGATCCTGACCGGTGCCGACAATTTTTTCTGCGCCGGCGGCAATCTCAACACCTTGCTGGAACTGCGTGCGCAGGATAGAGCCGATCAGGCAGATGCAGTCGACAGCCTGCGCGGCTGGATAGAAGCGATCCGCGATTGCCCGAAGCCGGTCATTGCGGCAGTCGAAAGTGCGGCCGCCGGTGCCGGATTTTCATTGGCTTTGGCGTGCGATCTGATCGTCGCCGGCGCCAATGCAAAATTTGCCATGTCGTATGTCAATATCGGGTTGACGCCGGATGGCGGTGCTTCCTGGTTTTTGTCGCAAGCCTTGCCGCGCCAGTTGGCAACCGAAATTATGCTGGAAGGAAAACCCGTGCCGGCGCAACGCTTGCACGATCTCGGTGTCATCAATCGCATCGTCGCCGATGGCGCTACCCTACAAACTTCGCTGGACTGGGCCGATGAGCTGGCTGCCTTGTCGGGCCACGCGGTCGAACGCATCAAATCCCTAACAAGAGAAGCGCGCGATCATTCACTGCCACAGCATTTCGAGATCGAAAAAAATCACTTCGTTGACAGCCTCAATCATCGCGACGCACAGGAAGGCATCCATGCTTTCCTGGAAAAGCGCGCACCGCATTACAAATGAATTGTAAATGAGCGCAACAAAAAGACGGCGCGTCTATCTGATGCGCCACGGTAGTGTGACTTACTTCGACGCTGACGGCATGCCCTACGCGCCGGATGAGGTGCCCCTGAATGAACAGGGCTGCAGGCAAACAAGCGCCGCCGGGCGGGTCTTTGCGCAACAAGATATACGTTTCGACCGCGTGATCGTATCGAATCTGCCGCGCACGATCGAATCTGCGCTGCGCGTGCTGGCAGAAACCGGCCAGCACATCGAGCTCGAACAATGGCCGGAATTTCAGGAAGTGCGCGGCGGCGTGCTGGAAGACATCCTCGACGATGACCTGGAAGAAGCCTTCACCAGCGCCTTCTCCTGCATGGCAGAGGAACACAGGCAATTTCTCGCAGGGGAAAGCGTCGGCCAGTTGATCGATCGCATACATCCCGTCATCGATAGACTGCGCGCCGATCCATCGTGGGATACGGTGCTGCTGGTGTTGCATGGCGGCGTGAATCGCGCCGTGCTGTCCTACGCCATCACCGGCCAGCGGCTATTCCTCGGCAATCTGGAACAATCGCCCGGTTGCATCAATGTGCTGGATGTCGGCGAACGCGCCAACGACTGGGTCGTGCAAACAATCAATTACGCGCCGCTACTGCCGCTGCAGACAGAATCGCGATACACCACAATGGAAGAAGTGCTGCATCAATACCGTAAATCGCGCGGACTGTAAGCGCATACCTTCGTCTGTTCTGGGCCAGTAAATTGTCAGACCATGCAGACGCATCCGAATTTCTGCATAATCGTACAAAATTTGCA
It encodes the following:
- a CDS encoding Putative MSHA biogenesis protein MshO (Evidence 3 : Function proposed based on presence of conserved amino acid motif, structural feature or limited homology; Product type pe : putative enzyme); protein product: MVIVIVITGIIGAVVAVFLRTPVQGYVDMVSRAELADEADTAVRRISRDLRLALPNSVRVTTAGGTNFLELLLTRTGGRYLDEEDAAAGGDILDFSNAGDLTFRVIGPLPTEAAQQIQTGDQLVIYNLGQEPANAYNCTGSCNRAQIAGVNTGTRTITLASNPFAVQIPVTMRSPAHRFQVVSTPVTYACNPLTGTLTRYSGYAIQASQPSTEPVASAAKGLLASGITACNFNYATLANVRSALVGITLGVQRAGSGTVTLFHQVHVDNTP
- a CDS encoding Putative mannose-sensitive agglutinin (MSHA) biogenesis protein MshD (pilus type IV) (Evidence 3 : Function proposed based on presence of conserved amino acid motif, structural feature or limited homology; Product type ps : putative structure) → MSINRCTPSRTARSGFTLVELVMFIVIVSIAVIGVLMVMNITTKSSADPQLRKQALSIAEALLEEVSLARFTFCDPADPNAETADNAAECTTAPEGVGPEAGNTRPFDNVNDYVASYGTAQTIAISDVNGAAIPNLNAYASTITITPQAYNGIPATDSLLITINVNYGADTVRLDGYRTRYAPNLMP
- a CDS encoding putative MSHA pilin protein MshC (Evidence 3 : Function proposed based on presence of conserved amino acid motif, structural feature or limited homology; Product type pt : putative transporter), with the translated sequence MFDTGFTLVELILVLILVGILSLYALPRFFDRNTFDTRAFSDKARAMVRYAQKTAIAQNRPVFVNFSGGRIALCFDATCANPVRAPASRPAVAACASSTTWMCEALPTDVVIAPASQIFYFNALGRPFKSGDIDPNSSFTLLAITLTGSGFNSTITIEPETGYVH
- a CDS encoding putative mannose-sensitive hemagglutinin a MshA-like (Evidence 3 : Function proposed based on presence of conserved amino acid motif, structural feature or limited homology; Product type ps : putative structure) — translated: MKVKSFSKQQAGFTLIELVVVIVILGILAVTAIPRFTDMSKDARIAAVNGMLGAVQSASTIAHAQALVSGQNGATGSITMEGTTVGLVNGYPSTATGILAAMATSTGFDTSTAGTFALKNSSGTAIANCNVTYAQPAALNGTPTIASVTTGC
- a CDS encoding Conserved hypothetical protein (Evidence 4 : Homologs of previously reported genes of unknown function): MQNLPGFRTKCVDRQRGFTLLELMVVACVVAVLATVLLNRVRFYQKAAEKTAVEQTVGVLQSALQLRVASLILSNRLGEAADLAQQNPMLWLAQKPNNYAGEYFDQLPEGDVSGRWYFDLKERTLVYFVHNAAKDEEGALPQLRFKTNLLLAASSFPVAERPVSGKAIEGVVLEQIVPYVWD
- a CDS encoding putative Mannose-sensitive agglutinin (MSHA) biogenesis protein MshG (pilus type IV) (Evidence 3 : Function proposed based on presence of conserved amino acid motif, structural feature or limited homology; Product type pt : putative transporter), whose amino-acid sequence is MPFFAYKARNARGEMLQGVLEGIDSGSVADQLFTTGVTPVEIVATTRPAGSDGNDWWSKLTAPKIRSIDVQLFSRQLYTLLKAGVPIMRGLAGLQESAINKSFGLVVKDLRESLDAGRELSAAMRRHPKVFSPFYTNMVRVGEMTGRLEEVFLRLFDYLEFDRDMRQRIRTALRYPIFVVSALTVAMIVINLFVIPTFAKVYAGFKAELPFMTKLLIGTSNFMVQYWYLLLALVLGAAVAFKMYVETTNGRYQWDKFKLRIPIAGKIMLKGTLARFARSFALSSKSGVPIVQGLNVVAQTVGNTYIASRIEQMRDGVERGESILRTAVTTGVFTPVVLQMIAIGEETGELDSLMDEIAAMYEREVDYELKTLSAQIEPILIIGLGILVVVLALGVFLPIWDLGRAALGR
- a CDS encoding putative mannose-sensitive agglutinin (MSHA) biogenesis protein MshE (pilus type IV) (Evidence 3 : Function proposed based on presence of conserved amino acid motif, structural feature or limited homology; Product type pt : putative transporter), producing MARPEKVRLGEILVQQKLISEEQLLFSLTEQKRTGRKLGRVFVENGLVTEEQISTALARQLDIPYINIKFFNVNPETVRLLPETQARRFRAIVLEDRRKSLLIGMADPTDLFAYDEISRALKRDIELAVINESELLQAIDRIYRRTEEITDFARELEEDLSNGPVDFGTMGMTPGLEEAPIVKLLQSVFDDATQVRASDIHIEPQEGRLQIRFRIDGVLHLQTEADIRIAASLALRLKLMSELDISEKRLPQDGRFAIKVRHQNIDVRISTMPTQYGESVVMRLLNQSGGTLMLDSIGMPVEMMKRFRQIIRRPNGLVLVTGPTGSGKTTTLYGALAELNSLERKLITVEDPVEYRLPGINQVQVNDKIDLSFARVLRSALRQDPDVILVGEMRDQETAHIGMRAALTGHLVLSTLHTNDAISTPIRLLDMGVPRYMVATSLQVVLAQRLVRVICESCATDYELLPAEREWLKSELGEAINTHRYQHGRGCSHCNGTGYRGRTGVYEMLEMTEAVAHAANSHDPNHFIKAAEAQMAGETLRRHAVSLVAAGKTTVSEAMRITNQQED
- a CDS encoding Enoyl-CoA hydratase/isomerase (Evidence 2b : Function of strongly homologous gene; Product type e : enzyme); its protein translation is MSAEIRASRHEATLILTLSNPGAKNALHPDMFAAAIETFSTAARDDSIRAVILTGADNFFCAGGNLNTLLELRAQDRADQADAVDSLRGWIEAIRDCPKPVIAAVESAAAGAGFSLALACDLIVAGANAKFAMSYVNIGLTPDGGASWFLSQALPRQLATEIMLEGKPVPAQRLHDLGVINRIVADGATLQTSLDWADELAALSGHAVERIKSLTREARDHSLPQHFEIEKNHFVDSLNHRDAQEGIHAFLEKRAPHYK
- a CDS encoding Putative phosphoglycerate mutase (Evidence 3 : Function proposed based on presence of conserved amino acid motif, structural feature or limited homology; Product type pe : putative enzyme) gives rise to the protein MSATKRRRVYLMRHGSVTYFDADGMPYAPDEVPLNEQGCRQTSAAGRVFAQQDIRFDRVIVSNLPRTIESALRVLAETGQHIELEQWPEFQEVRGGVLEDILDDDLEEAFTSAFSCMAEEHRQFLAGESVGQLIDRIHPVIDRLRADPSWDTVLLVLHGGVNRAVLSYAITGQRLFLGNLEQSPGCINVLDVGERANDWVVQTINYAPLLPLQTESRYTTMEEVLHQYRKSRGL